A genomic stretch from Mycobacterium sp. 050128 includes:
- a CDS encoding 3-phenylpropionate/cinnamic acid dioxygenase subunit beta: MSIMEDALAKVVLQADVCDFLYREADLLDQRRYREWLELLTEDYQYSVPLRMNVMHDDLAQLEDSRAGSDICWFDEGKETLTLRVEQLMTGLHWAEEPVSRVSHLVTNVRLEAVQGEEIDVSCRLVVYRNRVADETDFFVGRRNDRLRRNGAGNWQLCRRRILLDQAVLLAKNLSIIL; the protein is encoded by the coding sequence ATGTCCATCATGGAGGACGCGTTAGCGAAAGTCGTTTTGCAAGCCGATGTTTGCGATTTTCTTTATCGGGAAGCCGACCTGCTCGACCAACGGCGCTACCGCGAGTGGCTGGAACTGCTTACCGAGGACTACCAGTACTCGGTCCCGCTGCGGATGAACGTCATGCACGACGACCTCGCGCAACTGGAAGACAGTCGCGCGGGCAGCGACATCTGCTGGTTCGACGAGGGGAAAGAGACTCTGACGCTGCGTGTGGAGCAGCTCATGACCGGGTTGCACTGGGCCGAGGAACCGGTTTCGCGAGTGTCGCATCTCGTGACCAACGTTCGGCTCGAGGCAGTGCAGGGCGAGGAGATCGACGTCAGCTGCCGATTGGTGGTGTACCGAAACCGGGTGGCAGATGAGACAGATTTTTTCGTCGGCCGCCGCAACGATCGGCTCCGCCGTAACGGTGCTGGCAATTGGCAACTGTGCCGCCGCCGGATACTCCTTGATCAGGCCGTGCTGCTCGCCAAGAACCTCTCTATCATTCTGTGA
- a CDS encoding cupin domain-containing protein, translating to MSAAFERVRGADDVPPLKVMAEEMRPLLIGDGYQMFEVRAPQESGPPPHQHPWDESYLVLDGELWVSRGDQQETLHVGDSIRVPAAVVHAYRVVSDGARWLTISSTGGALDFFSDVNATSEGPSDVGALIEAAKRNRVEFVDPALR from the coding sequence ATGTCTGCGGCGTTTGAACGAGTGCGTGGCGCCGATGACGTGCCTCCCTTGAAGGTGATGGCAGAGGAAATGCGGCCGCTTCTGATTGGCGATGGCTATCAGATGTTCGAGGTGCGCGCTCCCCAGGAATCAGGACCGCCGCCACACCAACACCCTTGGGATGAAAGCTACCTCGTCCTCGACGGCGAGCTGTGGGTTAGCCGTGGAGACCAGCAGGAGACGCTACACGTGGGTGATTCGATTCGGGTACCGGCCGCCGTTGTGCATGCTTATCGGGTGGTCTCCGACGGCGCCAGATGGCTCACGATCTCTTCCACCGGCGGCGCGCTGGACTTCTTCTCCGACGTGAATGCCACGTCGGAGGGTCCGTCCGATGTGGGGGCTCTCATTGAAGCGGCCAAGCGAAACAGGGTGGAATTCGTCGATCCGGCATTGCGATAG
- a CDS encoding aromatic ring-hydroxylating oxygenase subunit alpha, with protein MSLDSSGGFGPTARSLVDVDRGEISREIFINDVIFKRELEYLFPRAWLFVGHASQVATPGQFFSSRMGSDPVLVTRDAQGGINVLLNSCRHRGMAVCRYDEGRTLQFTCPYHGWSYSMDGSLVSTPGDLHGVPQHGMAYGNTLDKSKWGLVRTAKSHNYKGLIFACWDPDAPEFDQYVGDFHHWLDNLADAFDGTEGTTEVFRGVQKWRIRSNWKFVSENFLGDTYHGATTHVSVEQVGIGPGGRNSRRHGERHDQGGFSQGRVKTSFRMGHGASDNLAYEMPYPEFADEPDMNAYFVKAWEVRKKRLRNQGRRLGGRGPATMFPNMSFSAGFPRTILVSHPISATETEVWRWYLIDKSAPEHVRDWLRHYYIRYSGPGGMTEQDDMENWDYATGASLGVIARRYPYNYQQGLGRETLSELDRAVHSDEPIAGEVNARAFYRRWAEFVDNLSWPELVKLAEKDERAVRS; from the coding sequence GTGTCGCTAGATAGTTCAGGCGGTTTCGGTCCGACCGCGCGTAGTCTCGTCGATGTCGATCGCGGAGAGATTAGTCGGGAGATCTTCATCAATGACGTGATATTCAAGCGTGAGCTGGAATATCTGTTTCCTCGGGCATGGCTTTTTGTCGGGCACGCGTCTCAGGTGGCCACACCGGGCCAGTTTTTCTCGTCGAGAATGGGGTCGGATCCGGTGCTAGTGACGCGTGATGCCCAGGGTGGCATCAATGTGCTGCTCAATTCATGCCGGCATCGGGGTATGGCTGTGTGTCGTTACGACGAGGGCCGTACGCTGCAATTCACATGCCCGTATCACGGGTGGTCGTACTCGATGGACGGGTCGCTTGTGTCCACGCCGGGTGACTTGCACGGAGTGCCGCAACACGGAATGGCTTACGGCAATACGCTGGACAAGTCGAAGTGGGGCCTTGTTAGGACAGCGAAGTCTCACAATTATAAGGGCCTAATTTTTGCCTGCTGGGATCCGGATGCCCCAGAATTCGACCAGTATGTTGGGGATTTTCACCATTGGCTGGATAATCTAGCCGATGCTTTCGACGGCACGGAGGGCACGACCGAGGTGTTCCGTGGAGTACAGAAGTGGCGCATCAGGTCCAACTGGAAATTCGTATCCGAGAATTTCCTTGGCGACACCTATCATGGCGCGACCACCCATGTCTCAGTTGAACAAGTGGGTATCGGCCCGGGCGGCCGGAATTCGCGGCGCCATGGTGAACGACACGATCAGGGAGGCTTCTCGCAGGGCCGGGTGAAGACTTCGTTTCGGATGGGCCATGGGGCGTCCGACAACTTGGCGTATGAGATGCCCTATCCCGAGTTCGCCGACGAACCGGACATGAACGCATACTTTGTCAAGGCCTGGGAGGTGCGTAAAAAGCGGCTGCGGAACCAGGGCAGGCGGCTCGGCGGTCGTGGACCCGCGACGATGTTCCCCAACATGTCATTCTCTGCCGGTTTCCCGCGGACGATCCTGGTGTCGCACCCGATCAGCGCCACCGAAACCGAGGTGTGGCGCTGGTACCTCATCGACAAAAGTGCACCCGAACATGTGCGAGATTGGCTGCGGCATTACTACATACGCTACTCAGGGCCCGGCGGTATGACCGAACAAGACGATATGGAGAACTGGGATTACGCCACGGGGGCCAGCCTGGGTGTGATCGCGAGGCGCTATCCCTACAACTACCAACAAGGCCTAGGCCGCGAAACTCTAAGCGAGCTGGATCGGGCGGTGCACTCCGACGAGCCGATCGCCGGTGAGGTCAACGCACGGGCTTTCTACCGGCGATGGGCTGAGTTCGTCGACAACCTGTCATGGCCCGAGCTGGTCAAACTGGCTGAAAAAGACGAGAGAGCTGTCAGGTCGTGA
- a CDS encoding thiolase C-terminal domain-containing protein, with protein MSSLLEKACIAGVGHTAYRRGGTDSPTDLGLQLEAARAAIADAGMATCEIDGLICPINGGTAEDFIANLGLRYVRYAVTSHTGGAASVAALATAAMAVSSGVARHVLIPAGWCGYSGPRARGMASGPDMAIGNVVRDYYAPQGAVSAVHQYALIADRYIRQYQVPRAAMGAVAVAFRANAQRNPNAVMRGRELSMQQYLDAPPISTPFNLLDCSLETDGAAAIVVSSSERAVDGPNRPVYVMSVAEGRPFPVDEFANRVDPLEIGLAEAAPRAFAKAGVTPADIDLLAVYDSFTINVLRQLEAAGFCMRGEAADFVLDGHISAAGSLPTNLNGGLLSEAHVQGMNNMVEAVRQLRGSAGDRQVAHAELAVVTGMGGGWGSGALAILRR; from the coding sequence TTGAGTTCTCTGCTAGAAAAAGCCTGCATCGCCGGTGTCGGTCACACCGCCTATCGTCGTGGTGGCACCGACTCGCCGACCGATTTGGGCCTGCAACTTGAGGCAGCTCGTGCCGCGATTGCTGATGCCGGGATGGCTACATGTGAGATCGACGGACTTATCTGCCCGATCAACGGTGGAACGGCTGAGGATTTCATCGCGAATCTGGGCCTGAGATATGTACGTTACGCGGTAACCTCCCATACCGGAGGAGCGGCAAGTGTGGCAGCCCTGGCAACTGCAGCGATGGCGGTGTCGTCGGGCGTCGCCCGTCACGTCCTAATTCCCGCGGGCTGGTGTGGGTACTCGGGTCCGCGTGCCCGGGGAATGGCATCGGGCCCGGACATGGCGATAGGCAATGTCGTCCGTGATTATTACGCGCCGCAGGGTGCGGTTTCCGCTGTCCATCAGTACGCGCTCATCGCGGACAGATATATCCGGCAGTACCAGGTGCCGCGCGCAGCGATGGGTGCTGTGGCGGTCGCCTTTCGCGCCAACGCGCAGCGCAACCCGAACGCAGTGATGCGTGGCCGCGAGTTGTCGATGCAGCAGTACCTTGACGCTCCGCCGATCAGTACACCCTTCAACTTGCTCGATTGCAGTTTGGAGACCGATGGCGCCGCCGCCATAGTCGTCTCCTCATCAGAACGCGCGGTGGACGGACCCAACCGACCGGTTTACGTCATGAGTGTGGCAGAAGGACGGCCGTTTCCTGTCGATGAGTTCGCCAACAGGGTTGATCCTTTGGAGATCGGGTTAGCTGAGGCGGCGCCACGCGCGTTCGCCAAAGCCGGTGTCACGCCGGCGGATATCGATCTGCTCGCGGTCTATGACAGTTTCACGATCAACGTGTTGCGTCAGCTCGAAGCAGCCGGTTTCTGTATGCGCGGTGAGGCAGCCGATTTCGTGCTGGATGGACATATCTCCGCAGCCGGGTCATTGCCGACGAACCTCAATGGGGGGTTGCTGTCTGAAGCCCATGTGCAAGGGATGAACAACATGGTCGAGGCGGTGCGACAATTGCGTGGCAGTGCAGGTGATCGGCAGGTGGCCCATGCGGAGCTGGCGGTAGTGACCGGTATGGGCGGCGGATGGGGTTCGGGTGCCCTGGCTATCTTGCGTCGGTGA
- a CDS encoding Zn-ribbon domain-containing OB-fold protein, with amino-acid sequence MSRIDVTAPPTPSLDGLSGQFYDHCRRHQLSFQRCSRCHRWRHIPRLTCAECGSDAWSWHISSGRGVVYSSTVIHRALHPGLEDATPFVCAIVEMDEGVRVAARVVDMAPGTALQAGAAVEVTYIDVTDDVVLPAFRLFSPTENDDD; translated from the coding sequence GTGAGTCGAATCGATGTCACGGCACCGCCCACACCATCCCTAGATGGACTCTCGGGCCAGTTCTACGACCATTGTCGACGTCATCAACTGTCTTTTCAGCGGTGTTCGCGGTGCCATCGCTGGCGTCACATCCCTCGGCTGACATGCGCCGAATGCGGTAGCGACGCTTGGTCGTGGCACATTTCGTCGGGTCGCGGAGTTGTCTATAGCTCGACCGTTATTCATCGTGCACTCCATCCCGGACTGGAGGATGCCACCCCATTCGTCTGCGCCATCGTCGAGATGGATGAGGGGGTGCGCGTGGCAGCTCGGGTCGTCGATATGGCGCCCGGTACAGCGCTCCAGGCGGGTGCAGCCGTCGAGGTCACATATATCGACGTCACCGACGACGTTGTGCTGCCGGCCTTCCGGCTGTTTTCACCGACAGAGAATGACGATGACTGA
- a CDS encoding FAS1-like dehydratase domain-containing protein, with amino-acid sequence MTEQGHFGIDDLRDRIGQKVLFQGADAVTLNDIRRKLEIYCFSCPLHDDDATAKASGYLGVVAPVTMTPLWGLPGYWSPGQPCPYVVDGQEMTGSFTDTLALPFARSVNASSEWRYHAALHIGDRLHGTMTVTSIEQRRTRVGTGIFLQYDSEYVKQSGELVALNRNTVFNYDPIDIPTPQSEADPRAPVRHDKSVSSQQSTATTDLVVDWNASLKFDDIAVGSDVTGPTMALTYQRIVMNIAADRMFSSIHHNTSAARGAGLNDIIFNTRGLETFLEIGLRRWMGLHGRLVRLGPFKMTLPVYPGDVVQTRWTVTSKRARSTGGEVDLEFCVLAKDRRAVQGVAVVDLPG; translated from the coding sequence ATGACTGAACAGGGCCACTTCGGGATTGACGACCTGCGAGATCGCATTGGTCAGAAGGTCCTTTTCCAGGGCGCGGATGCGGTAACGCTCAACGACATCCGCCGAAAGCTGGAGATCTACTGCTTCTCCTGCCCGTTACATGATGACGACGCGACAGCAAAGGCGAGCGGGTACCTTGGCGTGGTAGCTCCGGTAACGATGACGCCGCTGTGGGGGCTGCCTGGGTACTGGTCACCAGGACAACCGTGCCCTTATGTGGTTGACGGACAGGAGATGACGGGCAGCTTCACCGATACGCTGGCGCTGCCGTTTGCCCGGTCGGTCAACGCCAGCAGCGAGTGGCGCTACCACGCAGCACTGCACATCGGTGACCGGCTGCACGGGACGATGACAGTGACCTCGATAGAGCAAAGACGCACCCGAGTGGGCACCGGAATCTTCCTGCAATACGACTCCGAATATGTCAAACAGTCTGGAGAGCTGGTAGCGCTCAACCGGAATACGGTCTTCAACTATGACCCAATAGACATACCCACGCCTCAGTCAGAAGCCGACCCCCGCGCACCTGTGCGACACGACAAGTCAGTGAGTTCCCAACAATCGACGGCGACCACCGATCTCGTCGTCGATTGGAACGCGTCACTGAAATTCGACGACATAGCGGTCGGTTCTGATGTTACTGGTCCCACAATGGCTCTGACCTACCAGCGCATTGTCATGAATATTGCTGCGGATCGAATGTTTTCGAGCATTCACCACAATACTTCGGCTGCTCGGGGTGCTGGACTAAACGACATCATCTTCAACACTCGCGGTCTGGAGACCTTTCTCGAGATCGGGCTTCGTCGCTGGATGGGTCTTCACGGCAGGTTGGTGCGCCTCGGTCCGTTCAAAATGACCTTGCCGGTATATCCGGGTGACGTTGTGCAGACCCGATGGACCGTCACTAGCAAGCGGGCGCGGTCCACCGGTGGGGAGGTGGATCTCGAATTCTGTGTTCTCGCGAAGGATCGGCGGGCGGTGCAAGGCGTGGCAGTCGTCGACCTTCCAGGGTAA
- a CDS encoding CaiB/BaiF CoA transferase family protein — protein MPTNMESLFDGLTILELGHVIAAPFAASLMGDFGAQIIKIEDPGRGDMLRNSGPAKDGVHLWWKSAARNKSSVAIDLRTSKGQALVRKMTERVDVVIENFRPGTLERWDLGWKHLHAANSRLVMLRISGYGQIGPESAKPGYGRVGEAMSGAVQITGHPDRPPTHFGFSLGDITTGIMGAFAVAGALFKRESIGNRFDGECIDLALYESLFRGIDWQIILFDQLNVVAERQGNQYPVSPSPVSDTYLSRDGLWFTVATGTVRSVHNLLELIGGKELRHNPKYATQELQMLHRQELGEMVRRWFADNTSEIIEKSCASAGVVASPIFTPADMFSSPTFRARANIAEVADADLGRIHVTGVVPQLMNFPGSVRSSGPRLGNDGKSVLTGWLGLTDSEYEALVSSGVVGSVEPDGKDTAH, from the coding sequence GTGCCCACGAATATGGAGAGCCTGTTTGACGGTTTGACGATCCTCGAGTTGGGCCATGTGATTGCGGCGCCATTCGCCGCCTCACTGATGGGTGACTTCGGAGCCCAGATCATCAAGATTGAGGATCCCGGTCGTGGCGACATGCTACGCAATTCGGGTCCGGCCAAAGATGGGGTCCATCTGTGGTGGAAATCCGCTGCCCGCAATAAGTCCAGCGTTGCGATCGACCTGCGAACCTCCAAGGGGCAAGCGCTCGTGAGAAAAATGACTGAACGCGTGGACGTGGTGATCGAAAACTTCCGTCCGGGGACACTCGAGCGCTGGGACTTGGGTTGGAAGCACCTACACGCGGCGAACTCTCGGCTCGTCATGCTGCGGATCTCAGGATACGGCCAAATCGGGCCCGAGAGCGCAAAACCGGGATATGGCCGTGTCGGTGAGGCCATGAGCGGCGCCGTGCAAATCACCGGACATCCTGACCGGCCACCGACACATTTCGGTTTCTCTCTGGGCGACATTACGACCGGCATCATGGGCGCTTTCGCCGTCGCGGGAGCGCTGTTTAAGCGCGAATCGATCGGGAATCGCTTCGACGGAGAATGCATCGACCTGGCTCTGTACGAATCGCTGTTCCGTGGTATCGACTGGCAGATAATCCTTTTCGATCAGTTGAACGTCGTGGCTGAGCGCCAGGGCAACCAATACCCAGTCAGCCCCTCTCCGGTGTCCGACACCTATCTCAGTCGCGATGGCTTGTGGTTCACGGTCGCGACCGGCACCGTACGGTCTGTGCATAATCTGCTCGAACTTATCGGCGGCAAGGAGCTTCGCCACAATCCCAAATATGCAACTCAGGAACTGCAGATGTTGCACCGCCAGGAGCTCGGCGAGATGGTTCGCCGGTGGTTCGCCGACAACACCTCGGAGATCATCGAAAAGTCCTGCGCGAGTGCAGGTGTCGTGGCATCACCGATATTTACGCCAGCTGATATGTTCTCGAGTCCCACGTTCCGCGCCCGCGCGAACATCGCCGAGGTCGCTGACGCGGATTTGGGCCGGATCCATGTCACTGGTGTGGTGCCACAGCTGATGAACTTCCCCGGCTCGGTGCGTAGTAGCGGGCCCCGTCTTGGGAACGACGGCAAGAGCGTCCTCACCGGGTGGCTGGGCTTGACCGATTCTGAGTACGAGGCACTGGTATCGAGTGGCGTGGTCGGGTCGGTCGAACCCGACGGTAAGGATACCGCGCATTGA